In Halapricum desulfuricans, a single window of DNA contains:
- the glmS gene encoding glutamine--fructose-6-phosphate transaminase (isomerizing), with translation MCGITARVGSDDSLDPLLTSLQNLEYRGYDSAGIAIQNGTGIDINKREGQVSELQSELTAGDVDGPVGIGHTRWSTHGPPTDDNAHPHTGCHGRVAAVHNGIIENYTELRERLQDRGHEFTSDTDTEVIPHLVEERLAAGHDPESAFRDAVDQLDGSYAIALLVDGDPTVYATRNGSPLVIGDGQSANYLASDVPAFLEFTDRVVYLEDDDIAAITPEGYRITDLDGTPVSRSVETVDWDPEDAEKGSYDHYMLKEINEQPMALRQTLHGRIDGSDVVLEDFPPGSFEDVSNVQFVACGTSYHAGMYGERLLSDWGINADTFIASEYAAYPAPVDEDTLVIGVTQSGETADTLEALQRARDRGARTLALTNVIGSTAARTCDDALFIRAGPEIGVAATKTFSSQVATLVLLGERLVRDVTGEPTEGHEQRLRALESLPENVESVIETTEAKAVSRRCLGDNGHFFIGRGSAFSVALEGALKFKEITYEHAEGFAAGELKHGPLALVTSETPVFAIGTGQHLSRLESNVREIQTRGGPVIVVGPRTASQLAQTADEFLPVPATHPDLVAALANVQLQLIAYHAANEMGRSIDKPRNLAKSVTVE, from the coding sequence ATGTGTGGGATCACTGCCCGGGTCGGGAGCGACGACTCGCTCGACCCGCTGCTGACCTCGCTCCAGAACCTCGAATACCGCGGGTACGATTCGGCGGGTATCGCAATCCAGAACGGGACAGGCATCGATATCAACAAGCGTGAAGGTCAGGTTTCGGAACTGCAGTCCGAACTCACCGCGGGTGACGTCGACGGACCGGTCGGTATCGGCCACACGCGCTGGAGTACACACGGCCCGCCGACTGACGACAACGCTCACCCACACACCGGCTGTCACGGGCGGGTCGCGGCCGTTCACAACGGGATCATCGAGAACTACACCGAACTCCGTGAGAGACTGCAGGATCGCGGCCACGAGTTCACCAGCGACACCGACACGGAAGTGATCCCCCACCTCGTCGAGGAGCGACTCGCCGCGGGCCACGATCCCGAATCCGCCTTCCGCGACGCGGTCGATCAGCTCGACGGGAGCTACGCCATCGCGCTGCTGGTCGACGGCGACCCAACAGTGTATGCGACCCGGAACGGCTCGCCGCTGGTGATCGGAGACGGTCAGTCGGCGAACTACCTGGCCAGTGACGTCCCCGCGTTCCTGGAGTTCACCGACCGCGTCGTCTATCTGGAGGACGACGACATCGCTGCGATCACACCCGAGGGGTACCGGATCACCGATCTCGACGGTACCCCCGTTTCCCGTTCGGTCGAGACCGTCGACTGGGATCCCGAAGACGCCGAGAAGGGGAGTTACGACCACTACATGCTCAAGGAGATCAACGAGCAACCGATGGCTCTCCGGCAGACGTTGCACGGGCGGATCGACGGCAGCGACGTCGTGCTCGAGGACTTCCCGCCGGGGTCGTTCGAGGACGTCTCGAACGTCCAGTTCGTCGCCTGTGGAACCTCCTACCACGCGGGGATGTACGGTGAGCGACTGCTCTCGGACTGGGGCATCAACGCCGACACGTTCATCGCCAGCGAGTACGCCGCCTATCCTGCCCCCGTCGACGAGGACACGCTGGTGATCGGTGTCACCCAGTCCGGTGAGACGGCAGACACCCTGGAAGCGCTGCAGCGCGCTCGGGACCGTGGCGCGCGGACGCTCGCGCTGACGAACGTGATTGGATCGACTGCTGCCCGCACGTGTGACGACGCGCTGTTCATCCGTGCCGGGCCCGAGATCGGCGTCGCCGCCACCAAGACGTTCTCCTCACAGGTCGCGACGCTGGTCCTCCTCGGAGAACGGCTCGTTCGGGACGTCACCGGTGAGCCGACCGAGGGCCACGAGCAGCGCCTGCGCGCGCTGGAATCACTCCCGGAGAACGTCGAGTCGGTGATCGAAACCACCGAGGCGAAAGCCGTCAGCCGACGCTGTCTCGGTGACAACGGCCACTTCTTCATCGGCCGCGGGAGCGCCTTCTCGGTCGCCCTGGAGGGTGCCCTGAAATTCAAGGAGATCACCTACGAACACGCCGAAGGATTCGCTGCGGGAGAACTGAAACACGGCCCGCTGGCGCTCGTGACCTCGGAGACGCCGGTCTTCGCCATCGGCACGGGCCAGCACCTGAGCCGCCTCGAGAGCAACGTCCGGGAGATACAGACCCGCGGGGGGCCAGTCATCGTCGTCGGACCGCGCACGGCGTCGCAACTCGCACAGACGGCCGACGAGTTCCTCCCCGTCCCCGCGACACATCCAGATCTGGTCGCTGCGCTCGCGAACGTCCAGCTCCAGCTGATCGCCTACCATGCCGCCAACGAGATGGGGCGCTCCATCGACAAACCGCGCAACCTCGCGAAGAGTGTGACCGTCGAATAG
- a CDS encoding sugar-transfer associated ATP-grasp domain-containing protein, translated as MGLITTPAGSNASTMGLRALLESTRSALATEVRGVDQSDLTWRRRLWLYRHGFLSSKDAVWDLTPGTVAQYLSDVEYRRIRGIDDPYTEALANKLLFHLLVSPTHDHLLPDIYGVVMDGTFVDVPGIPEAGSFEQFLGRLADAPAIAKPIQAARGDEIQRIDRLDGQLRLDGRPIERTALSETLIEGRDRLLTEHVNQAEYAARIAPDSTNTIRLLTMTDPETGEPFVARAVHRFGTPSSGHIDNWEAGGLSAEIDLDTGTLSRAVANPHSDTVVEGWNDSYPETGTQIADCTVPGWDRISASVRELAGAYGRLWPHVGWDVVVRDDAGSITVLEGDPQSADPDIQAHGPLLVDDRVRRFYRHHGVLSSERRGLA; from the coding sequence ATGGGCCTCATAACAACGCCTGCGGGATCCAACGCCTCGACAATGGGGTTGCGCGCACTTCTCGAGTCGACCCGCTCGGCCCTCGCGACCGAGGTTCGAGGGGTCGACCAATCCGATCTCACGTGGCGGCGTCGGCTGTGGCTCTACCGGCACGGGTTTCTCTCCTCGAAAGACGCCGTCTGGGATCTCACCCCCGGGACTGTAGCGCAGTACCTGTCGGACGTCGAGTACCGCCGGATCAGGGGTATCGACGACCCCTATACCGAGGCCCTGGCGAACAAATTGCTGTTTCACCTGCTCGTTTCGCCGACGCACGACCACCTTCTCCCGGACATCTACGGCGTCGTCATGGACGGCACGTTCGTCGATGTCCCGGGGATCCCGGAGGCCGGCTCGTTCGAGCAGTTCCTCGGGAGACTCGCGGACGCCCCGGCCATCGCGAAACCCATACAGGCCGCTAGGGGTGACGAGATACAGCGCATCGACAGACTGGACGGACAACTCCGTCTCGACGGTCGCCCGATCGAACGGACGGCCCTGTCCGAGACCCTGATCGAGGGCCGGGACCGACTCCTCACCGAACACGTCAATCAGGCCGAGTACGCGGCACGGATCGCCCCGGACTCGACGAACACGATCCGGCTTCTCACGATGACCGATCCCGAAACCGGCGAGCCGTTCGTCGCCAGAGCGGTCCATCGGTTCGGGACACCATCAAGTGGACACATCGACAACTGGGAGGCGGGCGGGCTCAGCGCCGAGATCGATCTCGATACCGGGACGCTGAGCAGGGCTGTAGCGAACCCACACAGTGACACGGTCGTCGAGGGATGGAACGACAGCTACCCCGAGACTGGGACCCAAATCGCCGACTGCACCGTCCCCGGATGGGACCGGATCAGCGCGTCCGTCCGCGAACTCGCCGGGGCGTACGGCCGGCTGTGGCCACACGTGGGCTGGGACGTCGTTGTCCGGGACGACGCGGGGTCAATCACGGTATTAGAGGGAGATCCACAGTCGGCCGACCCGGACATACAGGCACACGGCCCGCTCCTCGTCGACGACCGCGTGCGCCGGTTCTATCGACATCACGGCGTTCTCTCGTCCGAACGGAGGGGGCTCGCGTGA
- a CDS encoding alkaline phosphatase family protein: MISTRQLKQALTWAIESPNLLVREANRLYYTRGYRRTFNHDGIDVVAEDWDTLIVLDACRYDLFAERSTLPGTLRERESRAAHTSEFIRGNFHERDLTDTVYVTASPILQRGYPERYNPKFHAVVNVWQEDGWDEESNSVHPETMVEYALDAAEQYPQKRLVVHFMQPHYPFIASETKLDKQTVPDPTEITTDVWNEMMHKSADIDPETIVDAYRANFDLVVPYVQQLLDELSGKTVVTSDHGNMLGERSWPLPIREWGHPPGVYTPELVRVPWLEYESGPRRTIVAEPPESDTADVEDDVVRDRLRQLGYAE; this comes from the coding sequence ATGATCTCCACACGGCAACTCAAACAGGCGCTCACGTGGGCCATCGAGAGCCCGAACCTCCTCGTGAGAGAGGCGAACCGGCTGTACTACACGCGCGGCTACAGACGCACGTTCAACCACGACGGCATCGACGTCGTCGCCGAGGACTGGGACACGCTGATCGTCCTCGATGCGTGCCGGTACGACCTCTTCGCGGAACGGTCCACGCTCCCAGGAACGCTGCGCGAGCGCGAGTCACGGGCGGCCCACACCTCCGAGTTCATCCGGGGGAACTTCCACGAACGGGACCTGACCGACACCGTCTACGTGACCGCGAGCCCGATCCTCCAGCGGGGATACCCCGAAAGATACAATCCGAAGTTTCACGCCGTGGTCAACGTCTGGCAGGAGGACGGCTGGGACGAGGAGTCGAACTCCGTCCATCCGGAGACGATGGTCGAGTACGCACTCGACGCCGCGGAGCAATACCCGCAGAAACGCCTCGTCGTCCACTTCATGCAACCGCACTACCCGTTTATCGCGTCCGAGACGAAACTAGACAAACAGACCGTGCCCGACCCGACCGAGATCACGACCGACGTCTGGAACGAGATGATGCACAAATCGGCCGACATCGACCCAGAGACGATTGTCGACGCCTACCGGGCGAACTTCGATCTGGTCGTTCCGTACGTCCAGCAACTGCTCGACGAACTGTCGGGAAAGACGGTTGTGACGTCTGACCACGGCAATATGCTCGGCGAGCGGTCCTGGCCGCTGCCGATCCGCGAGTGGGGACATCCCCCCGGCGTGTACACCCCCGAACTCGTCCGCGTCCCCTGGCTCGAGTACGAGTCCGGGCCGCGGCGGACTATCGTCGCCGAACCACCCGAAAGCGACACGGCAGACGTCGAAGACGACGTCGTTCGCGATCGGCTCCGACAGCTCGGCTACGCGGAGTGA
- a CDS encoding antibiotic ABC transporter permease, with protein MDREVVSLLRKTLAYGRRHDYTGWDYGDGMSSRLLRALPVESKWLNIAFQETVKRPPINLRPLFLVEQRRNFKGTALFAMANRTLYQLTSRAGEHTDVDVRAETIRLLDWLLDNQCPGYSGFCGGHQHRLQHLNGRIGDPTDPDVVSTSYAVRALLSNADLGDRYLQEARSAARFVVENLDYREVEDGAIIDYHLNHGDHYTINAGALGARLFLDLYVVVGDETYLDRATALLDHIAGLQTDSGGWYYRDPADASHLSMDSHHNGFVIESFQRYAEVADDSRYTDTLERALSFYRSLFESDGAPRFDESAAYPRDIHAATQGILVFTYAGEFDRARTVIQWVLDNLYVGDGRYYFRKHRFYTQRITLMRWCQAWMAYALAEHFRVSSQEPLQRRRQLPLASCQSRE; from the coding sequence ATGGATCGGGAAGTAGTCTCATTACTCCGGAAGACACTGGCGTACGGCCGTCGCCACGACTACACGGGCTGGGACTACGGGGACGGCATGAGTAGTCGACTCCTGCGGGCACTCCCTGTCGAGAGCAAGTGGCTGAACATCGCGTTCCAGGAGACCGTCAAGCGACCACCGATCAACCTCAGGCCGCTGTTTCTGGTCGAACAGCGCCGCAACTTCAAGGGAACGGCGCTGTTCGCGATGGCCAACCGAACGCTCTACCAGCTCACCAGCAGGGCAGGCGAGCACACGGATGTCGACGTGCGAGCGGAGACGATTCGACTGCTGGACTGGCTGCTCGACAACCAGTGTCCCGGCTACAGCGGGTTTTGCGGCGGACACCAGCACCGACTGCAGCATCTCAACGGACGAATCGGGGACCCAACCGATCCGGACGTGGTGTCGACGTCCTACGCCGTTCGGGCACTGCTCTCGAACGCGGACCTCGGGGACCGTTATCTACAGGAGGCCCGTAGTGCTGCCCGGTTCGTCGTCGAGAACCTCGACTACCGTGAGGTCGAGGACGGCGCGATCATCGATTATCACCTGAACCACGGCGATCACTACACGATTAACGCCGGTGCACTCGGAGCCCGCCTGTTTCTGGACCTCTACGTGGTCGTCGGCGACGAGACGTATCTCGACCGGGCGACGGCCCTGCTGGATCACATCGCCGGACTGCAGACCGACAGCGGCGGATGGTACTATCGTGACCCGGCCGATGCGTCCCATCTCTCGATGGACTCGCACCACAACGGATTCGTCATCGAGTCCTTCCAGCGATACGCCGAGGTCGCTGACGACTCTCGCTACACGGACACGCTCGAGCGGGCGCTGTCGTTCTATCGGTCGCTGTTCGAAAGCGACGGCGCGCCGCGCTTCGACGAGTCCGCAGCGTACCCGCGGGACATCCACGCAGCTACCCAGGGAATTCTCGTGTTCACATACGCCGGGGAGTTCGACAGGGCGCGGACCGTCATTCAGTGGGTCCTCGACAACCTCTACGTCGGTGATGGGCGGTACTACTTCCGGAAGCATCGCTTCTACACACAGCGGATCACCCTGATGCGGTGGTGTCAGGCCTGGATGGCCTACGCGCTCGCAGAACACTTCCGTGTCAGCAGCCAGGAACCGCTACAGCGACGCCGGCAGTTGCCGCTCGCGTCCTGCCAGTCCAGAGAGTAG
- a CDS encoding prenyltransferase/squalene oxidase repeat-containing protein, which yields MVANRRSPAGRQCASPPTDSTAAAGLAALEYAAQREYTGWDYADGMSSRLRQALPFDNRWVNLAFQETIKRSPVNVRPLFLVEQRRNFKGTALFALAHRAFDRTSFETDFEHAREATQLADWLLDNQFPGYSGFCGGHRHENQHLDHRTLPTEPDVVSTAYGVKALLAVAEYDPEYAAVARTAEAFLVKDMHYREVEDGAKIDYYPKDTADHYTLNAGALAARTFVDLYARFGDDPLRERARKLLDYVVARQTDSGGWYYRDPPDASHLSMDTHHNGFVIECLQRYREVTGSQRYDKVLDRAVEFFRNALFESDGAPRFDESAAYPRDVHAAAQGILVFTYAGDLQFARRIIDWTLEHLHAGDGRFYVQKRRFYTKRITLMRWCQAWMAYALAVYCRSAAAGGE from the coding sequence ATGGTTGCCAACCGCCGGTCGCCTGCCGGGCGACAGTGTGCGAGTCCCCCGACGGACAGCACCGCGGCCGCCGGGCTCGCGGCGCTTGAGTACGCCGCCCAACGGGAGTACACGGGCTGGGACTACGCTGACGGCATGAGCAGTCGCCTCCGGCAGGCGCTCCCGTTCGACAACCGGTGGGTGAACCTCGCCTTCCAAGAGACGATCAAGCGCAGTCCCGTCAACGTTCGCCCGCTGTTTCTGGTCGAACAGCGCCGCAACTTCAAGGGAACGGCGCTGTTCGCGCTGGCACACCGGGCGTTCGACCGCACGTCGTTCGAGACTGACTTCGAGCACGCGCGCGAGGCGACTCAACTGGCCGACTGGCTGCTCGACAACCAGTTCCCCGGCTACAGCGGGTTCTGCGGTGGCCATCGCCACGAGAACCAGCACCTCGACCACCGGACGTTGCCGACCGAGCCCGACGTCGTGTCGACCGCCTACGGTGTCAAGGCACTGCTCGCGGTGGCCGAGTACGATCCGGAATACGCGGCCGTCGCACGCACGGCCGAGGCGTTCTTGGTCAAGGACATGCACTACCGCGAGGTCGAAGACGGCGCGAAGATAGATTACTACCCGAAAGACACGGCCGACCACTACACGCTCAACGCCGGCGCGCTCGCTGCCCGGACGTTCGTGGACCTCTACGCGCGCTTCGGCGACGACCCGCTCCGCGAACGGGCACGGAAACTCCTCGATTACGTCGTCGCGCGCCAGACCGACAGCGGCGGGTGGTACTATCGTGATCCGCCCGACGCGTCACATCTCTCGATGGATACCCATCACAACGGCTTCGTCATAGAGTGCCTCCAGCGGTACCGCGAGGTCACGGGTTCACAGCGGTACGACAAGGTGCTCGATCGCGCGGTCGAGTTCTTCCGGAACGCGCTGTTCGAGAGCGACGGTGCGCCGCGCTTCGACGAGTCCGCAGCGTACCCGCGGGACGTCCACGCGGCCGCGCAGGGAATCCTCGTGTTCACCTACGCCGGTGACCTGCAGTTCGCCCGCCGTATCATCGACTGGACGCTGGAGCACCTCCATGCCGGGGACGGACGGTTTTACGTCCAGAAACGCCGCTTCTACACGAAGCGGATCACCCTGATGCGGTGGTGTCAGGCCTGGATGGCCTACGCGCTCGCGGTATACTGTCGGTCGGCAGCAGCCGGTGGCGAATGA
- a CDS encoding DUF1328 domain-containing protein gives MGFTQVTLIEATRVPLQFGGDLIGLAILFLILAVIAGIAGASGVAGLSMTIAKWLVILFVVLAIITFVL, from the coding sequence ATGGGATTTACACAGGTCACACTCATCGAAGCCACACGCGTACCGCTCCAGTTCGGCGGCGATCTCATCGGACTCGCGATCCTCTTTCTCATCCTGGCGGTGATCGCGGGGATCGCCGGCGCGAGCGGGGTCGCCGGATTGAGTATGACTATCGCCAAATGGCTCGTCATTCTCTTTGTCGTGCTCGCGATCATCACGTTCGTCCTCTGA
- a CDS encoding asparagine synthase-related protein, which produces MTGIVGGTVDQAQLKQMVETLPREPWYETERFEAGEHGLALQHHGEKDPNGYTFWSDGQVAGVIDGAVSNRDALGWDDREIFERLLRSPEATLRALDGPFTIACVDADDDRVILATDKIGSRIPHYTTERGFAFASRLAPFLGYLDEAAIDTQGVSDLLLMGHMWSDTTLLEGVNAVHPATVIEYRAGEIDERRYWKPDYRPAKPTDEYRHEWTNAYQRSAERTVNTMAGDVGLWLSGGLDSRATANELARADDGTLESLVTYTYDANPGGGVNLRLAAETAEVLGLDNETVPLTVEQFTPMLEKAVSVTDGMLKWNTLLNLTATFNIDDRDPDIMLEGIAGSFAGHHLSRHHLTEPSSLVESMYASEATLSAEAVEDLLAVSVDPLGSFRKEARRIDEPTLTEGIVDAHYQNYFPRLAHASNPVARNQVGTRVPYADGEFLSQAAKLPVSWRMGALPFSDGELIYGLVEPKIQLIRTLNADLAEIPYERSRLKPSMPYPLHVIGFYTATAIAQLLSRPTYGSATSRTETWYNTHEEFRTKIDDLLDAIGERPFIDDEAVAVYREQLGDGADMNAISALTTLEIWLQQHFDRHRE; this is translated from the coding sequence ATGACCGGAATCGTCGGCGGCACCGTCGATCAGGCACAGCTGAAACAGATGGTCGAGACACTGCCACGGGAGCCGTGGTACGAGACAGAGCGGTTCGAGGCCGGCGAGCACGGTCTCGCGCTCCAGCATCACGGTGAGAAAGACCCCAACGGATACACCTTCTGGAGCGACGGGCAGGTCGCGGGCGTGATCGACGGCGCGGTCTCGAACCGTGACGCGCTGGGCTGGGACGACCGGGAGATATTCGAGCGACTCCTTCGCTCTCCGGAGGCGACGCTTCGAGCGCTCGACGGACCGTTTACGATCGCCTGTGTGGACGCCGACGACGACAGAGTGATTCTCGCGACCGACAAGATCGGCAGTCGGATCCCCCACTACACGACCGAGCGAGGATTCGCCTTCGCGTCCAGGCTGGCACCGTTCCTGGGATATCTCGACGAGGCGGCGATCGATACCCAGGGCGTCAGCGACCTCCTGCTCATGGGACACATGTGGAGTGACACGACGCTTCTGGAGGGAGTCAACGCAGTCCATCCCGCAACGGTCATCGAGTATCGAGCGGGGGAGATCGACGAGCGACGATACTGGAAGCCCGACTACAGGCCGGCGAAGCCGACCGACGAGTACCGCCACGAGTGGACGAACGCCTACCAGCGCTCGGCCGAACGGACGGTCAACACGATGGCAGGTGACGTCGGGCTGTGGCTGTCTGGCGGCCTCGACAGCCGAGCGACGGCGAACGAACTCGCTCGCGCCGACGACGGAACCCTCGAGTCGCTGGTGACGTACACCTACGACGCGAACCCCGGCGGCGGGGTCAACCTCAGGCTGGCCGCGGAGACGGCCGAGGTACTCGGCCTCGACAACGAGACGGTTCCGCTGACGGTCGAGCAGTTCACCCCGATGCTGGAGAAGGCGGTCTCCGTCACTGACGGGATGTTGAAGTGGAACACGCTGCTCAACCTCACCGCCACGTTCAACATCGACGATCGCGACCCGGACATCATGCTAGAGGGGATCGCAGGGTCGTTCGCCGGCCACCATCTCTCCCGACACCACCTGACTGAACCGTCGTCGCTCGTCGAGTCGATGTACGCGAGCGAGGCGACCCTGTCGGCCGAGGCAGTCGAAGACCTGCTGGCCGTGTCGGTGGACCCGCTGGGCTCGTTCCGCAAGGAAGCCCGCCGGATCGACGAACCGACGCTCACCGAGGGAATCGTCGATGCCCACTACCAGAACTACTTCCCGCGTCTCGCGCACGCGAGCAATCCCGTCGCGCGCAATCAGGTCGGAACGCGCGTCCCCTACGCCGACGGGGAGTTCCTGTCGCAAGCCGCGAAACTCCCCGTCTCCTGGCGGATGGGCGCGCTACCGTTTTCGGACGGGGAACTCATTTACGGTCTCGTCGAGCCGAAGATACAACTGATTCGCACGCTCAACGCCGATCTCGCGGAGATCCCCTACGAACGGTCGCGGCTGAAACCCTCCATGCCGTACCCCCTCCACGTGATCGGGTTCTACACCGCGACCGCCATCGCACAGTTGCTGTCCAGGCCGACCTACGGAAGCGCAACCAGCAGGACCGAGACGTGGTACAACACCCACGAGGAGTTCCGGACGAAAATTGACGATCTCCTCGACGCCATCGGTGAACGACCGTTTATCGACGACGAGGCGGTCGCCGTCTACCGGGAACAGCTGGGCGATGGAGCCGACATGAACGCGATCAGCGCACTCACGACGCTCGAGATCTGGCTCCAGCAACACTTCGATCGACACCGAGAGTGA
- a CDS encoding carboxylate--amine ligase, which translates to MTSRDGTDGVLVLDSDTQCAMSVIRSLGSKHVPITAGGHSRWSLGMLSRHSDETYVYPDPDSDHMAFVDHLVDHLRRADYVAVIPATDHSSLILSRYKERIERTGTTVAVEDRETFDRAFDKGKLADALASIDVPTPETYSPADMNDVAAIADEIEYPALVKPRCKSHLHDTGYTVTLVGDENYVHSPEELRRTYQRLSREQDHAEGRYPLVQEYVPGTTTTTVALADGGDVLSYFQEERLRTYPVSGGNSALLAAIREPTMLEYTERVLDRLDWTGPVMVEFMRTPDGEFYVIEVNGRYWGSLPFAVESGVDIPWFHYLLLRGFDPSPLIDVGAYRTDVLQRRLLYEDIKWLGEHLASGHPWAVVPFVRSFGTTRHTFVSLDDPVPTAGALLQGVYLAAQSIRQRVPPGENQS; encoded by the coding sequence GTGACATCCCGTGACGGCACCGACGGCGTGCTCGTTCTGGACAGCGACACGCAGTGTGCGATGAGCGTGATCCGCTCGCTGGGTAGCAAACACGTGCCCATCACGGCCGGCGGCCACTCCCGATGGTCGCTGGGGATGCTCTCGCGGCATAGCGACGAGACGTACGTCTATCCAGATCCCGACTCGGACCATATGGCGTTCGTCGATCACCTCGTCGATCACCTGCGTCGGGCCGACTACGTCGCCGTCATCCCGGCCACCGATCACTCCTCGCTCATCCTCTCGCGGTACAAGGAGCGGATCGAGCGGACGGGGACGACTGTCGCCGTCGAGGACAGGGAGACGTTCGACCGGGCGTTCGACAAGGGCAAACTCGCGGACGCGCTCGCCTCGATCGACGTGCCGACGCCGGAGACGTACAGTCCGGCCGATATGAACGACGTCGCTGCGATCGCGGACGAGATCGAATACCCGGCGCTGGTCAAGCCCCGTTGCAAGAGTCACCTCCACGACACCGGCTATACGGTGACGCTCGTCGGTGACGAGAACTACGTCCACTCGCCCGAGGAGCTGCGACGAACCTATCAGCGGCTCAGTCGCGAACAAGACCACGCGGAGGGGCGCTATCCCCTCGTTCAGGAGTACGTGCCGGGAACGACGACCACGACGGTCGCGCTCGCGGACGGCGGTGACGTGCTGTCGTACTTCCAAGAGGAGCGACTCCGGACCTACCCCGTCTCGGGCGGGAACTCGGCGCTACTGGCGGCGATTCGCGAGCCGACGATGCTCGAGTACACCGAGCGCGTGCTCGACCGCCTCGACTGGACGGGGCCGGTCATGGTGGAGTTCATGCGGACGCCGGACGGGGAGTTCTACGTCATCGAGGTCAACGGCAGATACTGGGGCTCGCTCCCGTTCGCCGTCGAGAGCGGCGTGGACATCCCGTGGTTCCATTATCTCCTGCTCAGGGGCTTCGATCCGTCACCCCTGATCGACGTCGGGGCCTACCGGACCGACGTTCTCCAGCGCCGATTGCTCTACGAGGACATCAAGTGGCTCGGAGAGCACCTCGCCAGTGGTCACCCCTGGGCAGTCGTCCCGTTCGTCCGCTCGTTTGGAACGACGCGTCACACGTTCGTCTCTCTCGACGACCCGGTTCCGACCGCCGGTGCGCTCCTGCAGGGCGTCTATCTGGCCGCACAGTCGATACGACAGCGCGTGCCCCCTGGCGAGAACCAGTCGTAA
- a CDS encoding DUF7344 domain-containing protein: MSSIGEATKEALEDATSLSETEEIEDETVLEEPAEPAPDLSVDIIFEVLKNERRRRVIQYLQANEGPAELGTVAEHIAALENDKDESAISYDERKRVYVGLYQCHLPKMDDMGVIDFNRARGRMELTDQAQQLDPYLQGPVSRRPWYHYYGVIVLGGLGMYAAVLAQLAPSILTPQVVLGGVLAAMAVCTVFHSFDETSQDAPDLSLQS, encoded by the coding sequence ATGAGTAGTATTGGTGAGGCTACTAAAGAGGCGCTGGAAGATGCGACATCGCTCTCCGAAACGGAAGAGATCGAAGACGAAACCGTGCTCGAGGAACCAGCCGAGCCGGCGCCTGATCTCTCGGTCGACATCATCTTCGAGGTGCTCAAGAACGAGCGCAGGCGGCGAGTGATCCAGTACCTGCAAGCGAACGAGGGTCCCGCGGAACTCGGGACTGTCGCCGAACACATCGCGGCGCTGGAAAACGACAAGGACGAGTCGGCGATCTCCTACGACGAGCGCAAGCGCGTCTACGTCGGCCTGTATCAGTGCCATCTCCCGAAGATGGACGACATGGGCGTTATCGACTTCAACCGGGCGCGCGGCCGGATGGAACTGACCGACCAGGCGCAGCAGCTCGATCCCTACCTCCAGGGGCCCGTGTCACGCCGCCCGTGGTATCACTACTACGGTGTGATCGTGCTCGGCGGTCTGGGGATGTACGCCGCGGTGCTCGCGCAGCTCGCACCGTCGATACTGACGCCACAGGTGGTACTCGGCGGTGTACTCGCCGCGATGGCCGTGTGTACGGTCTTTCACTCGTTCGACGAAACGTCACAGGACGCCCCGGACCTATCGCTGCAGTCGTGA